A genomic region of Phragmites australis chromosome 2, lpPhrAust1.1, whole genome shotgun sequence contains the following coding sequences:
- the LOC133909517 gene encoding uncharacterized protein LOC133909517 isoform X2 has product MKVKDLDTVDWSSLCEGNPSNKYDSWSSPSIMHSIKERGFCAIIQTRKRLFKRGSSRRGATMEHGGEEEDRGSESKRSLGASSDATVSSAATKLQALRFAEDLSLPSVQVVVMSADMGCSHCRQRVADVVSKMNGLLDYMVDFGKKEVTVRGKVVHTKKKKKHKEKNGLTGWETRSSLSSPCHARTLSWFLGCYGS; this is encoded by the exons ATGAAAGTGAAGGACCTCGATACAGTGGATTGGAGCAGTCTTTGCGAAGGAAATCCATCAAATAAATATGATTCCTGGAGTTCACCTTCCATCAT GCATAGTATAAAAGAGAGAGGTTTCTGTGCTATCATTCAGACAAGAAAAAGGTTGTTCAAGAGAGGGAGCTCCCGAAGGGGAGCCACCATGGAGCATggaggggaagaagaggacAGAGGGAGTGAATCCAAGAGGAGCCTGGGTGCATCATCAGATGCAACCGTTAGCAGCGCAGCAACCAAGCTACAAGCTTTGAGATTTGCAGAGGACCTCTCCCTCCCTTcg GTGCAGGTGGTGGTAATGAGCGCCGATATGGGCTGTTCACACTGCCGACAGCGGGTGGCCGACGTCGTCTCCAAGATGAACG GGTTACTGGACTACATGGTGGATTTCGGGAAGAAAGAGGTGACAGTGAGGGGGAAGGTGGTGCacaccaagaagaagaagaagcacaagGAGAAGAATGGGCTCACTGGTTGGGAGACGAGATCGTCACTGTCATCTCCTTGTCATGCCAGGACGCTGTCCTGGTTTTTGGGATGCTACGGTTCATAG
- the LOC133909519 gene encoding inactive leucine-rich repeat receptor-like protein kinase CORYNE, translated as MEGGGGMMSKNPTKTLLLLLLAFLSLCAPASSQPLHSEPMATQYPPSSPPPPPPPQSKIPRAQAGAAARLRRIALGVLFGSLTGFLLALAFLYAIREAILHAKNAPAIVKGPVSFNPQISPKNLQAALPSAQLFAHGPHGKYYKLALDNDLTVAVKLLDTANRPEASPSVSPNTSKSDMRRVQRQLEALARVRHQNVMTLKAYVREADRLSLVYDFVPGGSLEDVMKRVRSQQFSLNWDARSRIAVGIAKGLRHLHFECSPMILHCNLKPSNVMLDEGFEPILTDCGVARLIAAGSGDPEWCSGLYAAPECHQSSRYTDKSDVYGLGMILGVLLTGRDPTDPFFSGETGRVSLARWLRHMQQSGEAKEALDSSILGEEVEEEEMFMAVRVAIVCLSDLPADRPSSDELVAMLTQLHSL; from the exons ATGGAGGGAGGAGGTGGGATGATGAGCAAAAACCCTACCAAAACTCTGCTGCTCCTCTTACTCGCCTTCCTCTCCCTGTGCGCGCCCGCCTCCTCCCAGCCGCTGCACTCGGAGCCCATGGCCACGCAGTACCCGCCATcctcaccaccgccgccgccgccgccgcaatcAAAGATTCCCCGCGCGCaagccggcgccgccgcccgcctccGCCGCATCGCGCTCGGCGTCCTCTTCGGCTCCCTCACCGGCTTCCTCCTCGCCCTCGCCTTCCTCTACGCCATCCGCGAGGCCATCCTCCATGCCAAGAACGCGCCCGCGATCGTCAAAGGCCCCGTCTCCTTCAACCCGCAAATCTCCCCAAAGAACCTCCAGGCCGCGCTCCCCTCCGCTCAGCTGTTCGCCCATGGCCCTCATGGCAAGTACTACAAGCTGGCTCTTGATAATGACCTCACCGTCGCCGTCAAGTTGCTCGACACAGCCAACCGCCCTGAAGCCTCGCCGTCCGTGTCCCCGAACACATCCAAGTCTGACATGAGAAGGGTGCAGAGGCAGCTGGAGGCGCTTGCCCGGGTGAGGCACCAGAATGTGATGACCTTGAAGGCGTATGTTCGCGAGGCTGACCGCCTTTCTCTTGTGTACGACTTCGTTCCTGGGGGCAGCCTCGAGGATGTGATGAAGAGGGTGAGGTCGCAGCAGTTCAGCCTCAATTGGGATGCTAGGAGCAGGATTGCTGTTGGGATCGCCAAGGGATTGAGGCACTTGCATTTTGAGTGCAGTCCAATGATACTCCATTGCAACCTCAAACCATCGAATGTGATGCTAGACGAAGGTTTCGAACCGATACTGACTGATTGTGGGGTTGCAAGGCTGATTGCTGCAGGTTCAGGTGATCCAGAATGGTGCAGTGGCCTCTACGCTGCTCCAGAGTGCCACCAAAGCAGCAG GTACACAGATAAGAGTGATGTCTATGGTCTTGGCATGATCCTGGGTGTGCTGCTCACTGGGAGGGACCCAACAGATCCATTCTTCTCCGGAGAAACTGGCCGGGTTAGCCTCGCTAGATGGCTCCGGCACATGCAGCAGTCTGGGGAGGCAAAAGAAGCACTAGACAGCAGCATCTTAGGggaggaggtggaagaagaggagATGTTCATGGCTGTTAGGGTTGCCATTGTCTGCCTCTCTGATTTGCCAGCCGATCGGCCATCCAGCGATGAACTCGTGGCAATGCTAACTCAGCTCCACAGCTTATGA
- the LOC133909517 gene encoding uncharacterized protein LOC133909517 isoform X1, with translation MKVKDLDTVDWSSLCEGNPSNKYDSWSSPSIMHSIKERGFCAIIQTRKRLFKRGSSRRGATMEHGGEEEDRGSESKRSLGASSDATVSSAATKLQALRFAEDLSLPSVQVVVMSADMGCSHCRQRVADVVSKMNAGLLDYMVDFGKKEVTVRGKVVHTKKKKKHKEKNGLTGWETRSSLSSPCHARTLSWFLGCYGS, from the exons ATGAAAGTGAAGGACCTCGATACAGTGGATTGGAGCAGTCTTTGCGAAGGAAATCCATCAAATAAATATGATTCCTGGAGTTCACCTTCCATCAT GCATAGTATAAAAGAGAGAGGTTTCTGTGCTATCATTCAGACAAGAAAAAGGTTGTTCAAGAGAGGGAGCTCCCGAAGGGGAGCCACCATGGAGCATggaggggaagaagaggacAGAGGGAGTGAATCCAAGAGGAGCCTGGGTGCATCATCAGATGCAACCGTTAGCAGCGCAGCAACCAAGCTACAAGCTTTGAGATTTGCAGAGGACCTCTCCCTCCCTTcg GTGCAGGTGGTGGTAATGAGCGCCGATATGGGCTGTTCACACTGCCGACAGCGGGTGGCCGACGTCGTCTCCAAGATGAACG CAGGGTTACTGGACTACATGGTGGATTTCGGGAAGAAAGAGGTGACAGTGAGGGGGAAGGTGGTGCacaccaagaagaagaagaagcacaagGAGAAGAATGGGCTCACTGGTTGGGAGACGAGATCGTCACTGTCATCTCCTTGTCATGCCAGGACGCTGTCCTGGTTTTTGGGATGCTACGGTTCATAG
- the LOC133909517 gene encoding uncharacterized protein LOC133909517 isoform X3, whose protein sequence is MEHGGEEEDRGSESKRSLGASSDATVSSAATKLQALRFAEDLSLPSVQVVVMSADMGCSHCRQRVADVVSKMNAGLLDYMVDFGKKEVTVRGKVVHTKKKKKHKEKNGLTGWETRSSLSSPCHARTLSWFLGCYGS, encoded by the exons ATGGAGCATggaggggaagaagaggacAGAGGGAGTGAATCCAAGAGGAGCCTGGGTGCATCATCAGATGCAACCGTTAGCAGCGCAGCAACCAAGCTACAAGCTTTGAGATTTGCAGAGGACCTCTCCCTCCCTTcg GTGCAGGTGGTGGTAATGAGCGCCGATATGGGCTGTTCACACTGCCGACAGCGGGTGGCCGACGTCGTCTCCAAGATGAACG CAGGGTTACTGGACTACATGGTGGATTTCGGGAAGAAAGAGGTGACAGTGAGGGGGAAGGTGGTGCacaccaagaagaagaagaagcacaagGAGAAGAATGGGCTCACTGGTTGGGAGACGAGATCGTCACTGTCATCTCCTTGTCATGCCAGGACGCTGTCCTGGTTTTTGGGATGCTACGGTTCATAG